One window of the Desmospora profundinema genome contains the following:
- a CDS encoding NAD-dependent succinate-semialdehyde dehydrogenase, translated as MDQPYGLFINGEWTPAVDRRTYNVTDPATGAVVGICADAGEMDVKRAIDAADRAFPEWAKTTAKERAECLRKVYDGMRRLEEELAEMMTREQGKPLAESRGEVRYAADFVEWSAEEAKRIYGETIPASSPDKRIWVHRQPVGVTAAITPWNFPASMITRKIAPALAAGCTVVVKPAQQTPLTACRLVDLFHEAGFPDGVVNLVTGTDAAAIGDALLKDERVRKVGFTGSTEVGKILMRKAADTVKKISLELGGHAPFIVFEDADLKRAAEQVSASKFRNAGQTCVCANRIYVHESVADTFTRLLGAEASRLKVGNGLEEGVQIGPLIDRAAADKVEGHVKDALEKGARLVVGGTRLSEGDVHFFEPTVLADITDNMRIQQEETFGPVAPIQTFRTDEEAIAKANDSRYGLAAYFYTQDLSRTIRVAEALEFGIVGVNDGVPSTAQAPFGGMKESGLGREGGRYGVEEFLETKYISLGLK; from the coding sequence ATGGATCAACCTTACGGCCTCTTTATCAATGGAGAGTGGACACCCGCTGTGGATAGGCGAACATACAACGTAACCGATCCGGCTACCGGTGCAGTTGTGGGTATCTGTGCTGATGCCGGAGAAATGGATGTCAAACGGGCTATCGATGCAGCGGACCGGGCCTTTCCCGAATGGGCGAAAACGACGGCGAAGGAACGGGCTGAATGTTTACGCAAGGTATATGATGGGATGCGTCGTCTGGAGGAAGAACTGGCGGAGATGATGACTCGGGAACAGGGAAAACCGTTGGCGGAATCCCGGGGTGAGGTGCGCTATGCCGCTGATTTCGTGGAATGGAGTGCCGAGGAAGCCAAACGAATTTATGGGGAAACGATACCGGCTTCCTCTCCAGATAAACGGATATGGGTGCACCGACAGCCCGTCGGTGTGACGGCGGCCATCACTCCCTGGAACTTTCCGGCCTCCATGATCACACGCAAGATCGCTCCCGCATTGGCGGCGGGGTGTACCGTCGTGGTCAAGCCGGCGCAACAGACACCACTGACCGCCTGTCGCTTGGTGGATCTTTTTCATGAAGCGGGTTTTCCCGACGGGGTTGTCAACCTGGTTACCGGCACCGATGCCGCCGCCATCGGCGATGCGTTGCTGAAGGATGAACGAGTGCGCAAAGTAGGATTCACCGGCTCTACGGAAGTGGGAAAAATCCTGATGCGCAAAGCAGCGGATACGGTTAAGAAAATCAGCTTGGAGTTGGGCGGTCATGCCCCTTTTATCGTCTTTGAAGACGCCGATCTGAAGCGGGCGGCTGAACAGGTGTCGGCCAGCAAATTCCGCAACGCCGGTCAAACGTGTGTCTGTGCCAATCGAATCTATGTCCATGAATCGGTAGCGGACACCTTTACCCGTTTATTGGGGGCTGAAGCAAGTCGGCTGAAGGTGGGAAACGGGTTGGAAGAAGGAGTGCAAATCGGACCTTTGATTGATAGGGCTGCGGCAGACAAAGTGGAAGGGCATGTGAAAGATGCCCTGGAGAAAGGGGCCCGATTGGTGGTGGGTGGAACCCGGCTATCCGAAGGCGATGTTCATTTTTTTGAGCCAACCGTACTGGCTGATATAACAGATAACATGCGCATCCAACAGGAAGAAACCTTCGGTCCCGTTGCTCCCATTCAGACTTTCCGCACAGATGAGGAGGCGATTGCCAAAGCGAACGACAGTCGGTATGGGTTGGCCGCTTATTTTTACACACAGGATCTCAGCCGTACGATCCGGGTAGCCGAAGCGTTGGAATTTGGTATTGTGGGTGTGAATGACGGTGTCCCTTCCACGGCACAAGCGCCATTTGGCGGCATGAAGGAGAGCGGATTGGGACGGGAGGGCGGACGTTACGGTGTAGAGGAATTCCTAGAGACAAAGTACATTTCACTGGGTCTAAAATAA
- a CDS encoding glycosyltransferase family 4 protein: protein MRIWVANHYAVPPNMGGITRHFELAREWAEQEDADVTLWLSSFNHSRRRFIDEEAKRDGETVPGLKLQWLWSFPHDGNDSRRVVNMVSFALLFFLQGLFRARPHVLLASSPHLLTPFAGWMLAKLKRCPFVLEVRDLWPDTLIKMDGLHQTWVVNALLWLESFLYRKADKIVVLTEHQRRFIRDKGVDPAKITLVPNGIRMDSWKPSPARREEYRRRMGVASDQFVALYAGAHGPANALEHVVLAGVHLPDGYAIVLIGDGPEKDRLCALKQEKGLHNVHLLEPVPKGEVFRYIEAADCGIISLKDNEIFRGARPNKLFDYMYVGKPIVSTVDGEVREIIEKNGVGVFSGAEDPKGLAKALMSLRGQKQGKRDTIAENGRRYIHTFGNRQRLASQLYGEMKGLMVREMKSVKEIKRM from the coding sequence GTGCGTATTTGGGTTGCCAACCATTATGCCGTACCGCCTAACATGGGCGGAATCACTCGACATTTTGAATTGGCACGGGAATGGGCGGAACAAGAGGATGCGGATGTGACATTATGGCTAAGCTCCTTCAACCACTCCCGACGTCGCTTTATCGATGAAGAAGCGAAGCGTGACGGCGAAACGGTACCGGGTTTGAAGTTACAATGGCTGTGGTCGTTTCCTCATGATGGAAATGATTCGCGACGGGTGGTGAACATGGTCAGCTTTGCCCTGCTCTTTTTCCTTCAGGGCTTGTTTCGGGCTCGACCTCATGTTCTCTTGGCTTCGTCCCCCCATTTGTTGACACCCTTTGCCGGGTGGATGCTGGCCAAGCTGAAGCGCTGTCCCTTTGTATTAGAAGTGCGGGATTTGTGGCCGGACACGCTGATTAAGATGGACGGCCTCCACCAGACGTGGGTGGTAAACGCGCTGTTGTGGTTAGAGTCCTTTCTCTATCGAAAAGCCGATAAAATTGTGGTTCTGACGGAACATCAGCGCCGCTTCATCCGGGACAAAGGGGTGGATCCGGCCAAAATCACTCTGGTGCCCAACGGTATCCGAATGGATTCCTGGAAACCCTCCCCCGCCCGGCGGGAGGAGTACCGCAGGCGGATGGGAGTGGCGTCCGATCAGTTTGTCGCTCTTTATGCGGGTGCTCATGGTCCGGCCAATGCATTGGAACATGTGGTGCTGGCAGGTGTTCACCTGCCCGACGGATATGCCATTGTGTTGATCGGCGACGGTCCGGAAAAGGATCGGCTGTGCGCGCTCAAACAAGAGAAGGGACTGCACAATGTTCATCTGTTGGAACCGGTCCCCAAAGGGGAAGTGTTTCGATATATCGAAGCGGCAGACTGTGGAATTATCTCCCTGAAAGACAATGAGATTTTTCGCGGTGCCAGGCCCAATAAGTTATTCGACTATATGTATGTGGGCAAACCCATCGTCTCCACAGTGGACGGCGAAGTGCGGGAGATCATTGAGAAAAACGGGGTGGGTGTTTTCAGCGGTGCAGAAGATCCGAAAGGGTTGGCAAAAGCGTTGATGAGCCTTCGCGGTCAGAAGCAGGGAAAGCGGGATACGATTGCCGAGAATGGTCGTCGTTATATTCATACCTTCGGTAACCGCCAACGTTTGGCCAGCCAATTGTATGGGGAGATGAAGGGATTGATGGTGAGGGAAATGAAATCAGTGAAAGAAATCAAACGGATGTAA
- a CDS encoding YigZ family protein has translation MLSPDRFRTVKAYGETEIIIQKSRFITYVERVDTEEEASRFIQGIAKKHWDATHNCYGYIVYDPSEIQRSSDDGEPAGTAGRPILEVIKNRQLRNTAIVVTRYFGGVKLGAAGLIRAYSQGASAGLDAAGEVDWVLHRQVHILVDYPTMGKVEHQLRQTGYEMDSPVFTDRVQWSVWVPAGREAPVQDMVAELTSGQGMITLGELDYRPRNGNGVE, from the coding sequence TTGCTGTCGCCGGACCGATTCCGCACCGTTAAAGCGTATGGAGAAACCGAAATCATCATCCAAAAATCCCGTTTTATCACTTATGTCGAACGTGTCGATACAGAGGAGGAGGCCTCGCGGTTCATTCAGGGGATCGCAAAAAAGCACTGGGACGCCACTCATAATTGTTATGGGTATATCGTTTACGATCCTTCGGAAATTCAACGTTCTTCCGATGACGGGGAACCGGCGGGAACTGCCGGCCGTCCCATCCTGGAAGTGATCAAAAACCGGCAGCTTCGAAACACTGCGATCGTGGTTACCCGCTATTTCGGCGGAGTAAAGCTGGGGGCTGCAGGCCTCATACGGGCATATAGTCAAGGAGCAAGCGCCGGCCTGGACGCGGCGGGAGAAGTCGATTGGGTACTGCACCGACAGGTTCACATCCTAGTGGATTACCCCACGATGGGAAAAGTGGAGCACCAGTTGCGTCAAACCGGTTACGAAATGGATTCCCCCGTCTTTACCGACCGTGTTCAATGGTCGGTATGGGTTCCTGCTGGACGGGAAGCTCCCGTGCAGGACATGGTTGCCGAACTGACCAGCGGCCAGGGGATGATTACTCTTGGGGAACTGGATTATCGCCCGCGAAATGGCAACGGGGTGGAATGA
- a CDS encoding NAD-dependent epimerase/dehydratase family protein: MKVLVTGGAGFIGSHIVDQLLEAGHEPIVVDNLITGNERFLHGKVSFYRVDIRDEQVEDVFRQERPVAVIHQAAQSSVPVSVDEPVHDAEININGTIRLLEASRKFGVEKFIYASSAAVYGNPCYLPIDEAHPTQPLSPYGISKFTPEYYIKAFQELYGLSYTIFRYANVYGQRQMSTGEGAVIAIFLDRLLRGLPLRIDGDGEQTRDYIHVTDIAAANVSALTRADNQTLNIGTGISTSINKLVQLLGQLSNEPVTVSYGPPRAGDIKHSYFDIRAARQHLDFKPRIPLEQGLRQTADYLLQIKGI; encoded by the coding sequence ATGAAAGTTTTGGTGACCGGGGGCGCGGGATTTATCGGCTCCCACATTGTGGACCAACTGTTGGAAGCAGGACATGAACCGATCGTGGTGGACAATTTGATTACCGGAAACGAGCGTTTCCTGCATGGTAAGGTCTCTTTTTATCGGGTGGATATTCGTGATGAACAGGTGGAAGATGTATTCCGGCAGGAACGTCCGGTTGCCGTCATTCATCAAGCGGCTCAATCCAGTGTGCCTGTATCTGTCGATGAGCCGGTTCATGACGCTGAAATTAATATTAACGGAACCATCCGTCTGTTGGAGGCATCCCGGAAGTTTGGAGTGGAGAAATTTATTTACGCCTCATCGGCTGCTGTATATGGAAATCCCTGCTACTTACCCATTGATGAGGCTCATCCGACTCAGCCCCTTTCTCCCTACGGGATCTCCAAGTTTACTCCGGAGTATTACATCAAGGCCTTTCAGGAGCTGTACGGGCTTTCCTATACGATCTTCCGCTATGCCAATGTTTACGGACAACGCCAAATGAGTACGGGCGAAGGAGCGGTAATCGCCATATTCTTGGATCGCCTATTACGGGGTCTTCCGCTCCGGATCGATGGGGATGGTGAACAAACGCGTGATTATATCCATGTGACGGATATCGCGGCAGCCAATGTGTCCGCTCTCACCCGGGCCGACAATCAAACACTGAATATCGGGACCGGCATTTCCACATCCATCAACAAGCTGGTGCAATTACTGGGCCAGCTTTCAAACGAGCCCGTCACGGTCTCGTATGGGCCTCCGCGGGCGGGGGATATTAAGCACAGTTACTTTGATATCCGCGCTGCGCGCCAGCATTTGGATTTTAAGCCCCGGATCCCGTTGGAGCAAGGGTTGAGACAGACGGCAGACTACCTTTTGCAAATCAAGGGTATATAA
- a CDS encoding methionine ABC transporter ATP-binding protein, with the protein MIELTDIHKEFPAQDGSGPVSALSGLDIHVKRGEIFGIIGRSGAGKSTLLRMVNGLETPTSGEVRVDGQAIHRLREQELRQARLGIGMIFQHFNLLWSRTVRDNIAFPLEVAGKPKDQIRERVEELLERVGLKERADAYPSQLSGGQKQRVGIARALANEPKVLLCDEATSALDPETTSSILQLLREINRDTGITLLLITHEMSVVQSICQRVAVMDEGKVIETGDVKEIFDHPRHSVTAQFVKQTLLGDPERSASGRESGVWFRLPLDQWASVLPDLRKEALEQGVRLHVVAGELTGEGLVTVSLKGEPSAVENVAERFRKQSVEEVAAGVS; encoded by the coding sequence ATGATTGAGTTGACTGACATACACAAGGAGTTTCCGGCACAGGATGGAAGTGGTCCGGTATCGGCCCTTTCCGGGCTGGATATCCATGTTAAAAGAGGAGAAATATTTGGGATTATCGGCAGGAGTGGAGCCGGAAAAAGCACCCTCCTCCGTATGGTGAACGGGTTGGAAACGCCAACGTCAGGAGAGGTACGAGTGGACGGTCAAGCCATCCACCGATTGCGTGAGCAGGAGTTGCGGCAGGCACGGCTGGGAATTGGGATGATTTTTCAACATTTTAATCTGCTGTGGTCACGGACGGTTCGGGACAATATCGCGTTTCCCCTGGAAGTGGCGGGAAAGCCCAAAGATCAGATCCGGGAGCGGGTGGAGGAGTTATTGGAACGTGTCGGATTAAAGGAGCGGGCGGACGCTTATCCGTCCCAGCTCTCCGGCGGGCAAAAGCAGCGTGTAGGCATTGCCCGCGCGTTGGCCAACGAACCGAAAGTATTGTTATGTGATGAGGCCACGTCCGCCCTTGATCCGGAGACGACTTCTTCCATTCTCCAATTGTTGCGGGAGATTAACCGGGACACGGGGATTACGCTGCTGTTGATCACCCACGAGATGAGCGTCGTTCAATCCATCTGTCAGCGGGTGGCTGTCATGGATGAGGGAAAAGTGATTGAAACCGGGGATGTAAAGGAGATATTTGATCATCCACGGCATTCCGTTACCGCCCAATTTGTCAAGCAAACCTTATTGGGAGATCCAGAACGATCGGCGAGCGGGCGAGAGTCGGGAGTCTGGTTTCGTTTGCCATTGGATCAATGGGCTTCCGTCCTGCCCGATTTACGGAAAGAGGCGCTTGAACAGGGTGTTCGCCTTCATGTGGTTGCCGGTGAGTTGACGGGAGAAGGATTGGTCACCGTTTCCCTGAAAGGGGAGCCGTCAGCGGTGGAAAATGTAGCGGAGCGGTTCCGGAAGCAGTCGGTGGAGGAGGTGGCGGCAGGTGTTTCATGA
- a CDS encoding MetQ/NlpA family ABC transporter substrate-binding protein, with amino-acid sequence MKKRLSVLFSLSLALVLAACGGGQGEAQTLKVGATQVPHAEILEHVKPQLEKEGIQLEVKVFQDYVLPNKSVQEGELDANYFQHIPWLEATNREQGWDLVEVTGVHIEPMGAYSEKLDDLSQLKDGATVALPNATSELTRVLLLLDDEGLIELDDREGDKTEKNIQSNPHDLNFKLLEAATLPRVLDQVDLAVINTNYALQANLDPEKDALFREGSESPYVNVLAVKKGNEDNEAIQKLSEALTSDEVKVFIKEKYEGAVVPAFE; translated from the coding sequence ATGAAAAAACGTCTGTCGGTTTTGTTCAGTCTATCTTTGGCCTTGGTGCTTGCCGCTTGCGGAGGGGGGCAAGGGGAGGCGCAAACGTTAAAAGTAGGTGCCACCCAGGTTCCCCACGCAGAAATATTGGAACACGTCAAACCCCAATTGGAGAAAGAAGGCATCCAGTTGGAAGTGAAAGTATTCCAAGATTATGTCCTGCCCAATAAATCGGTGCAGGAAGGGGAACTAGACGCCAACTATTTTCAACATATTCCTTGGCTTGAAGCGACCAACCGGGAGCAGGGTTGGGATCTGGTGGAGGTGACGGGGGTTCATATCGAACCGATGGGTGCCTATTCTGAAAAACTGGATGATCTTTCCCAATTGAAAGACGGTGCCACGGTGGCGCTTCCCAATGCGACCAGTGAACTTACCCGGGTGCTGCTGTTGTTGGATGATGAAGGCTTGATTGAGCTGGATGACCGTGAAGGAGATAAAACGGAGAAAAATATCCAATCCAACCCCCACGATCTCAATTTTAAATTGTTGGAGGCTGCTACTTTGCCACGGGTACTGGATCAGGTGGACTTAGCCGTCATTAACACCAATTATGCGTTGCAAGCCAACCTTGATCCCGAGAAGGATGCACTCTTTCGGGAAGGTTCGGAATCCCCGTATGTAAATGTGCTGGCGGTGAAAAAAGGAAATGAGGATAACGAAGCCATTCAGAAACTGTCTGAAGCCCTTACCTCTGACGAAGTAAAGGTGTTCATCAAAGAAAAATACGAGGGGGCCGTGGTGCCGGCCTTTGAGTAA
- a CDS encoding LCP family glycopolymer transferase — translation MSDPNPPVKPVKRRRLWLYLLVSVFFIALTVFGYYGYQVYQAMNQAYEPPTREKSEKRDSKVKITEDPVSILLLGVDERKNDKGRSDTMIVMTINPRQQTVKMMNIPRDTYTVIPGRAGYDKINHAYAFGGTELAITSVEEFLDIPIDHYAKVNMKGFSRIIDELGGVEVDVPFDFEFQDYHFQQGPMLLDGDAAFRFTQMRKDDPRGDLGRNERQQQVIKGILKKGTSASSWSKWDDVLGQIGENVTTDISPVDLLQLQGIYKQLGNKKIETLTIEGENKRIDRIFYYVVSDEEKARIQLELREHLELPAEKTHAGR, via the coding sequence TTGAGCGACCCAAACCCGCCGGTCAAACCGGTCAAACGACGACGCCTGTGGCTCTATCTATTGGTATCCGTCTTTTTTATCGCCCTGACAGTTTTCGGCTATTATGGATATCAAGTTTATCAAGCGATGAACCAAGCCTATGAACCGCCGACCAGAGAAAAATCTGAAAAGCGGGACAGTAAGGTGAAAATTACGGAAGATCCCGTTTCGATCCTATTGTTGGGGGTGGACGAGCGGAAAAACGATAAAGGTCGGAGCGATACCATGATCGTGATGACCATTAATCCTCGACAACAAACGGTGAAAATGATGAACATTCCCCGGGATACCTATACGGTCATTCCGGGACGGGCGGGATATGACAAAATCAACCACGCTTACGCCTTTGGCGGCACGGAGCTCGCCATTACCAGCGTAGAGGAGTTTCTGGATATTCCCATTGATCACTATGCCAAAGTGAATATGAAAGGATTCAGCCGGATCATTGACGAATTGGGCGGCGTGGAAGTGGACGTTCCCTTTGATTTCGAGTTCCAGGATTACCACTTCCAACAAGGACCGATGCTTCTGGACGGAGATGCCGCCTTCCGTTTTACGCAAATGCGCAAAGACGACCCCCGAGGCGACCTCGGACGCAATGAGCGCCAACAACAGGTTATCAAAGGCATCCTGAAGAAGGGGACGTCCGCCTCTTCCTGGTCGAAGTGGGACGATGTTCTCGGCCAAATCGGGGAAAATGTAACCACGGACATTTCACCTGTGGACCTCTTGCAATTGCAGGGAATCTACAAGCAGCTGGGAAATAAAAAGATCGAGACTTTAACCATTGAAGGGGAAAACAAACGGATCGACCGTATCTTCTACTATGTCGTGTCGGACGAAGAGAAGGCGCGGATCCAACTGGAGTTGCGGGAACATCTGGAATTGCCCGCCGAAAAAACACATGCCGGTCGCTGA
- a CDS encoding sugar transferase, with protein sequence MRSKAMAYESDSQARMDGLQPYHKQAGLYPVVKRVFEVTFSIALLLFILPVLVLTMIAIKLESKGPVFYKQERVGFNGRPFQVIKLRSMRLDAEKNGPQWAAKDDPRVTRVGRFIRKTRIDEVPQLINVLRGDMSLIGPRPERWVFTEKFSKEIPGFKKRLIVKPGLTGWAQVNGGYDATPKEKFSMDMYYIQKQSFTLDMRILYRTVWVVLSGSGAR encoded by the coding sequence ATGCGTTCAAAAGCGATGGCTTACGAAAGCGATTCGCAAGCGCGAATGGACGGTTTACAACCCTATCATAAGCAGGCCGGTCTGTACCCTGTGGTGAAACGCGTGTTTGAAGTGACGTTTTCCATCGCGCTCTTATTGTTTATTCTTCCTGTCTTGGTGTTGACGATGATCGCGATTAAACTGGAATCCAAAGGTCCGGTTTTTTATAAGCAGGAACGGGTGGGCTTTAACGGTCGGCCGTTCCAAGTCATTAAACTGCGGTCGATGCGGTTGGATGCTGAAAAAAACGGGCCGCAATGGGCAGCCAAGGATGATCCCCGCGTCACCCGCGTGGGTCGCTTTATCCGCAAAACCCGCATTGATGAAGTGCCACAGCTGATCAATGTGTTGCGGGGAGATATGAGCTTGATCGGGCCGCGTCCGGAGCGTTGGGTGTTTACGGAGAAGTTCTCCAAGGAGATCCCTGGATTCAAAAAGCGCTTGATAGTCAAACCTGGATTGACTGGTTGGGCTCAAGTGAATGGCGGTTATGATGCCACTCCCAAAGAAAAATTTTCCATGGATATGTACTACATTCAGAAACAGTCCTTTACCTTGGATATGAGAATTTTGTACCGGACGGTGTGGGTTGTTCTTTCAGGCAGTGGTGCCCGTTAG
- a CDS encoding methionine ABC transporter permease, with protein MFHEVDWSLVWKATGETVYMVGISTFFTALFGIPLGILLVVTDRGQLAAQPWLQKIVAVFVNFFRAVPFIVLVLFLFPVAQFLVGTTLGPTAATIPLIAGAAPFYARMVETAVREVDKGVIEAARAMGSTKWRVVMRVLLPEATPALVSGLTVTCVTLISFSAMAGVVGGGGLGDAAYRFGFQSFNNSMLVVCGILLVLLVQIVQWGGDRLSRRLDKR; from the coding sequence GTGTTTCATGAAGTGGATTGGTCCCTGGTTTGGAAAGCCACGGGAGAAACCGTCTATATGGTGGGAATCTCCACGTTTTTTACGGCACTATTCGGTATTCCGCTGGGAATCCTGCTGGTGGTGACCGACCGGGGACAATTGGCCGCCCAACCCTGGCTGCAAAAAATAGTGGCTGTCTTTGTCAACTTCTTCCGTGCGGTGCCTTTTATTGTTCTGGTGTTGTTTCTGTTTCCTGTCGCTCAGTTTTTGGTAGGAACGACCTTGGGCCCGACAGCGGCTACGATTCCCTTAATTGCGGGAGCTGCCCCGTTTTATGCCCGTATGGTGGAGACGGCTGTGCGTGAAGTGGATAAAGGGGTAATCGAGGCGGCTCGTGCAATGGGCAGTACCAAATGGCGGGTTGTGATGCGGGTATTGCTGCCGGAAGCGACACCGGCCCTGGTGTCGGGGCTGACCGTCACCTGCGTCACGCTGATCAGTTTCTCGGCGATGGCCGGTGTGGTCGGCGGCGGTGGACTAGGGGATGCCGCATATCGCTTCGGCTTCCAATCCTTTAATAATTCGATGTTAGTAGTCTGTGGCATTTTGCTGGTGTTACTGGTGCAAATCGTTCAGTGGGGCGGCGATCGATTGTCCCGCCGATTGGATAAAAGATAA
- a CDS encoding glycosyltransferase family 4 protein translates to MKGKAVILSSVHRWNDSRIFHKQAVSLARAGWSVELHALADFEERMEQGVHIIGLSFPKNKWVRLKSGRELFRRALASGGDLFHIHDPELLPWAVGIRRRTGKPVIYDAHEDLPQQITTKLWIPPWVRPWLSRVADRVEKGMARRLSAVVTVTEPIAKKFSRVDRVSVIKNYPLPIRTGEREQGGPLRILYVGGISYLRGYREMIVMMDHLPKELGAELHLIGPLQHIRPEDRDEAALKEKKVFLHGRIPFGDVQSWLLSGSVGLVCLHPVENYRESLPIKLFEYMAAGLPVVATDFPLWRGILEDSGAGVTVDPLDPVAMARQVAALLQDPDRRRYMGEQGRKAFSDVYNWCAEEKKLVRLYQELTETGE, encoded by the coding sequence ATGAAAGGTAAAGCCGTCATTCTCAGTTCGGTGCATCGCTGGAACGATTCGCGTATCTTCCACAAGCAGGCGGTTTCCTTGGCTCGTGCCGGTTGGTCGGTGGAACTTCACGCTTTGGCCGACTTCGAGGAAAGGATGGAACAGGGTGTTCATATCATCGGGCTCTCTTTTCCTAAAAACAAATGGGTCCGTCTAAAGAGCGGCCGGGAATTGTTCCGGCGGGCGCTTGCCAGCGGGGGAGATCTCTTTCACATCCATGATCCCGAGTTGCTGCCATGGGCGGTGGGCATCCGGCGTCGGACCGGTAAACCGGTTATCTATGACGCCCATGAAGACCTTCCCCAACAGATTACGACCAAGCTGTGGATTCCCCCTTGGGTTCGACCGTGGCTTTCACGGGTGGCCGACAGGGTTGAAAAAGGGATGGCACGCCGCTTGTCGGCGGTGGTGACGGTAACCGAACCGATTGCGAAGAAGTTTTCCCGTGTGGATCGGGTATCGGTGATAAAAAATTACCCCTTGCCTATCCGGACAGGGGAGAGGGAACAGGGCGGACCGCTCCGCATCCTGTATGTGGGGGGCATCTCCTATCTCCGGGGTTATCGGGAAATGATCGTCATGATGGATCACCTTCCAAAAGAGCTGGGAGCGGAACTGCATCTGATCGGTCCGTTGCAGCACATCCGTCCAGAGGATCGAGATGAAGCAGCCCTGAAAGAGAAAAAGGTCTTCCTCCACGGCCGGATTCCGTTTGGAGACGTGCAGTCATGGCTTTTGTCCGGTAGTGTTGGTCTAGTATGCCTTCATCCGGTGGAAAACTACCGGGAATCCCTGCCCATTAAATTATTTGAGTACATGGCAGCGGGTTTGCCGGTCGTGGCGACGGATTTCCCTCTGTGGAGGGGGATCCTGGAGGATAGCGGAGCCGGGGTGACCGTGGATCCGCTGGATCCCGTGGCGATGGCACGGCAGGTGGCTGCTTTGCTTCAGGATCCGGACCGACGTCGGTACATGGGAGAGCAGGGGCGAAAAGCCTTTTCCGACGTTTATAATTGGTGTGCCGAGGAGAAGAAGTTAGTAAGGCTTTACCAGGAGTTGACTGAAACCGGGGAGTGA